Proteins encoded by one window of Aphis gossypii isolate Hap1 chromosome X, ASM2018417v2, whole genome shotgun sequence:
- the LOC114127009 gene encoding uncharacterized protein LOC114127009, which translates to MTPQHLEVIETKTIRPFKYPRLALDGYLYHFHKKCTHHLRWKCNRVYSLKCPAVLRTNMDKYELEHIAVDHEHVHGPDFIAIEALKARLNVQKQSSLFNKNACFKQKNLDGFFEEIDLPKIIKNNPVRFCASSKEIFFTDPLDPDCKNGNTEKYEDLIKNNDSIDAIFNFENYPFNKLDQKDNKNQIGINLKDGIMKNHTSYSFNEELKDVNQICQATSLNEHNMTINNQKNNTHQNERALLTNTYEKKNTSTTNTYKKISHYTTNARKVKNSLITNIKKKKYTLINNKYSLINNKNKRNYILSKNNQIQKNMLISNKRTLKRSLITNTNKRKKFKTTNKQKNKSTLITNACRQIIPSKVKLRKYTSKFINQNSPIIINTTTTTSTSTIKSIPTIISTPKILSTPTIENATEIISTPKVTSTSTVNSLPSIKITHNMMERCLDKDIKTENESISDSDDDFSFGFNKANYNAVIDDDEETNIKIKTLELVQEDYMYHLLYSKKNWSTALKILSNPLVGIKVFENILLIKVLIRLMKGNNRTKRQIRSLNKRNDHWKLKFDCLEHKIKTLVNSTRSDRNIRCTSVINKKAKDTALCTNIEVHKQKNNSGLKEKVSTELKSNVTLENLKTSKLYQYFNSQNNFSSKCGSDIMTSKPEEIKTNISSTPVMVDLIKDIPENVIISRLSPKPKFDTQQNNLTQSDSDIKMIQSNFIKSNENFSPVSCISKALNLSSKSLKRKISNLIQNNTSIEIKSKFRKYNGLSSLASNDLIMESLPDIMLSRFGPKFLNSQTTNSTQHNTAINMTESNINKCYESFTPASIDVIVNNLPMIINSRLIGEKNIFTQFNKHTETIPSISISNDLNSDVPTFSSSSMRAVTSLNDNLLFNKEINPALSMVAPSNVEVLMFEKNLEISTKDSKMINQKEWESPRKLTVRSDTDPSMSTTVILPFALKRLSKLNNHSPSQYPMLNKLLTKPNTILKLDKKDKLNTPLIPVQMKTPLPDVVYESTQIMNKINFEETIQTNHSYDHQKSPNQIKSVPKAIPLPSPEIINDFSNEV; encoded by the exons taaaaatgcctgttttaaacaaaagaaTTTGGACGGATTTTTTGAAGAAATTGACTTACctaagattattaaaaataatccagTCAGATTTTGTGCTTCttcaaaagaaattttttttactgaccCACTTGATCCTGATTGTAAAAATGGAAACACAGAAAAATATGaagacttaataaaaaataatgactcaATAGatgcaattttcaattttgaaaattatccatttaataaattagatcaaaaagataataaaaatcaa attggaATCAACTTAAAAGATGGCATAATGAAAAATCATACAAGCTATTCTTTTAACGAAGAGCTCAAAGACGTTAACCAAATTTGTCAGGCAACATCActaaatgaacataatatgactatcaataatcagaaaaataatactcatCAAAATGAAAGGGCTTTACTTACAAATAcatatgagaaaaaaaatacttctactactaacacttataaaaaaataagtcattATACTACTAATGCTCGAAAAGTCAAAAATTCTTtgattactaatattaaaaaaaaaaaatatacattgattaataataaatattctttgattaataataaaaacaaaagaaattatattttgtctaaaaataatcagatacaaaaaaatatgctaatTTCTAACAAACGCACACTCAAAAGATCTTTgattacaaatacaaataagagaaaaaaatttaagactactaataaacaaaaaaataaaagtacattAATCACAAATGCTTGTAGACAAATAATTCCTTCAAAGGTTAAACTAAGAAAATAcacttcaaaatttataaatcaaaattcacccataattataaatacaactacTACTACAAGTACATCTACGATTAAAAgtatacctacaattataAGTACtcctaaaattttaagtactcCTACAATTGAAAATGCAACTGAAATTATAAGTACACCTAAAGTTACAAGTACATCTACAGTTAATAGTTTaccttcaattaaaattacacataatatgatgGAAAGATGTTTGGACAAGgatataaaaactgaaaatgaaAGTATTAGTGATAGTGATGACGATTTTagttttggttttaataaagCTAATTATAATGCAGTTATTGATGATGATGAAGagactaatattaaaattaaaacacttgaATTAGTGCAAGAAGATTATATGTACCActtattgtatagtaaaaaaaattggtcaacagctttaaaaatacttagtaaTCCTTTGGTAGGAATTAAG gtatttgaaaatattttattgatcaaAGTATTAATTCGATTAATGAAAGGAAATAATAGAACTAAAAGACAAATTCGTTCATTAAATAAACGTAACGATCATTGGAAATTAAAGTTTGATTGTTTggagcataaaataaaaacattagtaAATAGTACAAGAAGTGATAGAAATATAAGATGTActagtgttataaataaaaaagcaaag GATACAGCATTGTGTACAAATATTGAAGTTCataagcaaaaaaataattctggtCTAAAAGAAAAAG TTTCCAcagaattaaaaagtaatgttacactagaaaatttaaaaacttcaaaattatatcaatattttaatagtcaaAACAATTTCTCATCCAAATGTGGTTCAGATATTATGACAAGTAAACctgaagaaataaaaacgaatatatCTTCTACACCTGTGAtggttgatttaattaaagatatcccagaaaatgtaattatttcaagATTAAGTCCAAAACCAAAATTTGATActcaacaaaacaatttaactcAATCTGACTctgatattaaaatgattcaatcaaattttattaaatcaaatgaaaatttttctcCAGTATCATGTATTTCAAAAGCTTTAAATTTAAGctcaaaatcattaaaaaggaaaatatctaatttgatTCAAAACAACACAAGTATTGagattaaatctaaatttagaaaatataatggaCTTTCTTCTCTAGCatctaatgatttaattatggAAAGTCTACCAGATATTATGCTTTCAAGATTTGGaccaaaattcttaaatagtCAAACAACAAATTCTACTCAACATAACACAGCTATTAATATGACTGAATccaatataaataagtgtTATGAATCATTTACTCCAGCATCCATTGATGTAATTGTAAACAATCTtccaatgataataaattcaagGTTAATAggtgaaaaaaacatttttactcaaTTTAACAAACATACGGAGACAATTCCTTCTATTTCAATatctaatgatttaaatagtgATGTTCCAACATTTTCAAGTTCATCAATGAGAGCAGTAACTTCtttgaatgataatttattattcaataaagaaattaatccTGCTTTGAGCATGGTTGCTCCATCAAATGTAGAGGTACTTATGTTTgagaaaaatttagaaatttcgacaaaagattcaaaaatgataaatcaaaAAGAGTGGGAGAGCCCTAGAAAATTGACAGTTCGCTCGGATACAGATCCATCAATGAGTACAACTGTTATTCTTCCATTTGCATTAAAGcgattatcaaaattaaataatcattcacCATCACAATATCCAATGTTAAATAAGCTGCTTACAAAacctaatacaattttaaaattggataaaaaagataaattaaatacacccCTTATTCCT gttCAAATGAAAACACCATTGCCTGATGTTGTTTATGAAAGCActcaaataatgaataaaattaattttgaagaaaCCATTCAAACAAATCATTCTTATGATCATCAAAAATCACCAAACCAGATCAAATCTGTGCCTAAAGCTATTCCACTACCATCTccagaaataattaatgatttttcaaacgaggtataa